In Sulfurisphaera javensis, a single genomic region encodes these proteins:
- a CDS encoding 30S ribosomal protein S19e — MITPKMVPADVLIPRLAQYLKDNVKELQPPEWSYFTKSASFNERVPDNPEIWWYVRAASLLRKLYFLAPLGVGETQRLYSGLKRRGSKPPKTVKAPGHANRLIFHQLEKAGLVIRTKKGRVLSPKGRSLLDKLSYEMFKELAEKKPELRKYLE; from the coding sequence ATGATAACGCCTAAAATGGTTCCAGCAGATGTTTTAATTCCTAGACTAGCTCAGTATCTTAAAGATAACGTAAAAGAATTACAACCTCCAGAATGGTCTTATTTCACAAAGTCTGCCAGTTTTAATGAAAGAGTCCCAGATAATCCAGAGATCTGGTGGTATGTAAGAGCAGCTTCTTTGCTTAGAAAATTATACTTCTTAGCCCCCTTAGGTGTAGGAGAGACACAAAGACTTTACAGTGGATTAAAGAGAAGAGGATCAAAACCACCAAAAACTGTTAAAGCACCAGGTCATGCAAATAGATTAATATTTCATCAACTAGAAAAAGCTGGATTAGTTATAAGAACCAAAAAAGGTAGAGTATTGTCTCCTAAAGGAAGGTCACTTTTAGATAAATTATCATACGAAATGTTTAAAGAGTTGGCAGAGAAAAAACCAGAGTTGAGAAAATACTTAGAATGA
- the rpl18a gene encoding 50S ribosomal protein L18Ae codes for MSEIKTYLIRAIATFNASHYPTQQKVVKYVRALNEKQAIEYLYSYLGSKNKIKRYNIKIQEIKEVPIEQANDKTVKDLAKLSKIIM; via the coding sequence ATGAGTGAAATCAAAACTTACTTAATAAGAGCAATTGCAACATTTAACGCTTCGCACTATCCAACACAACAAAAAGTAGTAAAATATGTAAGAGCATTAAATGAAAAACAAGCGATAGAATATTTATATTCATACCTAGGTAGTAAAAATAAAATAAAAAGATATAATATAAAAATACAAGAGATAAAGGAAGTACCAATTGAACAAGCTAATGATAAAACGGTAAAAGATTTAGCAAAGTTAAGCAAAATAATTATGTGA
- a CDS encoding 50S ribosomal protein L31e encodes MKEKDNFEMTINFKRVIMGRRNTRTKRAIKLIRNIIQRHFGAEKVIIDPILAKSITYNGKDRIVRKVRVAVKKIGEKTYLVRLALKSE; translated from the coding sequence ATGAAGGAGAAAGACAATTTTGAAATGACAATTAATTTCAAAAGAGTAATAATGGGAAGAAGAAATACAAGGACAAAGAGAGCTATCAAGTTAATTAGAAATATAATTCAAAGACATTTTGGTGCTGAAAAAGTCATAATTGACCCAATTTTAGCAAAAAGTATAACATATAATGGGAAAGACAGAATAGTAAGGAAAGTTAGAGTAGCTGTTAAAAAGATAGGAGAAAAAACATATTTAGTTAGACTTGCATTAAAGAGTGAATGA
- the pfdA gene encoding prefoldin subunit alpha, translating into MSNEENQNVVVSLEDLLAQADALKKYIDYLQKTYAELQDNIMSIDSSLQALKELQNNQELLMVGDKKGNIIFKVQGVDKAKVLVHLGLEYYAEVDPEFATKVLSDKKAELSSLLSNVEKELAKSLEAYKEIADILNQAQQQLQAQQSKGG; encoded by the coding sequence ATGAGTAATGAAGAAAACCAAAACGTAGTAGTCTCACTAGAAGATTTACTAGCTCAAGCTGATGCACTAAAAAAATATATTGATTATTTGCAGAAGACATATGCGGAACTTCAAGATAATATTATGTCAATTGACTCATCATTACAAGCATTAAAAGAATTACAGAACAATCAAGAATTATTAATGGTAGGAGATAAAAAAGGAAATATTATATTTAAGGTTCAAGGAGTTGATAAAGCCAAAGTTTTAGTTCATCTAGGCCTAGAATATTATGCTGAAGTAGACCCAGAATTTGCTACTAAAGTTCTTAGTGATAAAAAGGCTGAACTTAGTTCATTATTAAGTAACGTTGAAAAAGAATTAGCTAAGTCTTTAGAAGCTTACAAAGAAATTGCAGATATATTGAATCAAGCACAACAACAACTTCAAGCTCAACAAAGTAAAGGTGGATAA
- the alaS gene encoding alanine--tRNA ligase: protein MVQLNENEYRLKFFLNNNYNRKICQVCNTPFWTKDKDRNVCADVPCTDYYFFDLDIKSPPLTVSEARKKFLRFFEKKGHTIIPPKPVLARWREDLYLTIASIVDFQPFVTSGVVPPPANPLVLSQPCIRLEDVDNVGITFGRHLTAFEMAAHHAFNYPDKQVYWKDETVELSKEFFTEEIGIPEEQLNYKESWWEGGGNAGPSFEVTVGGLELATLVFMQYEIKDGNYIPLKLKIVDTGYGVERIAWFTQKTPTAFHAIYGNLVYTFFKKIGVPQVDDELLKTAAIFAGRIDTDKPETIKRHREEVAKKLGLNYNYVDQELIRAARVFQVLDHTKTIALMLADGLVPSNSGEGYLGRLLIRRALRVLKLLGSDIKLYELILEQINYWKEDFPQMLKNKDYILDVVNVEQERFNETLTKISAITTSLAKKKEISTEELIKLYDSNGIPPDLLAEEIRKKNPEVKVEIPHNFYALVAKRHQSAPIKETKKEKLPKDVIDFVSKLPSTRKLYYEDQYRREFTAKVVGVYKNYLVLDQTTFYPEGGGQIGDTGIIKDEKGNTYQVTDTQKVKDIVVHILDTEPQLKEGDIVYGEIDWQRRYRIMKHHTVTHVILSAAKKVLGEHVWQAGAEKTPQKGRLDITHYKPLTDEEIKKIEDLANYIINDRRPVRPVIINRTEAEMKYGVSIYAGGVPEGADVRLIEIKDWDIEGCGGTHLSNTSEIGALKIINVEKIQDGVIRLEYVAGDMVAQYARQEEEELKELAKYFSTSPEQLEIRVRRYIEDMKNKENLLDYYRKLMLEKIEDISKKEKINQNTLYVLNIVDEELSKEAMRKLTSTKGTIVLNITKRGNVNIVEIATSNDLKVDKIIEELRKIGGKGGGKGTFGSITIELSEDKIVNTVKSAITNGL, encoded by the coding sequence ATGGTTCAACTAAATGAAAATGAGTATCGTTTGAAATTCTTTTTGAATAATAATTATAATAGAAAAATTTGTCAAGTTTGTAATACCCCGTTTTGGACCAAAGACAAAGATAGAAATGTTTGCGCTGATGTTCCTTGTACTGATTATTATTTCTTTGACTTAGACATAAAAAGTCCTCCATTAACTGTGAGTGAGGCTAGAAAGAAATTCTTAAGATTTTTTGAAAAGAAAGGACATACAATTATTCCACCTAAACCAGTTCTTGCAAGATGGAGAGAAGACTTATATTTAACAATTGCTAGCATAGTTGATTTTCAACCATTTGTAACTAGTGGAGTTGTTCCACCCCCAGCTAACCCACTTGTACTCTCACAACCATGCATAAGGCTAGAAGATGTAGATAATGTGGGAATAACATTCGGAAGACACTTAACAGCATTCGAAATGGCTGCCCACCACGCTTTCAATTATCCAGATAAGCAAGTTTACTGGAAAGATGAAACTGTTGAGCTTTCAAAAGAATTTTTCACTGAAGAGATAGGAATACCAGAAGAACAACTGAACTATAAAGAATCTTGGTGGGAAGGGGGAGGAAATGCTGGACCGTCATTTGAAGTTACAGTTGGAGGATTAGAATTAGCAACCTTAGTATTTATGCAGTATGAAATTAAAGATGGAAATTACATCCCGCTTAAGTTAAAGATAGTTGACACTGGATATGGAGTTGAAAGAATAGCTTGGTTTACCCAAAAAACACCAACAGCATTCCATGCAATCTATGGAAACTTAGTTTACACTTTCTTTAAAAAGATAGGAGTTCCTCAAGTAGATGACGAATTATTAAAAACAGCTGCAATATTCGCTGGAAGAATAGACACTGACAAACCAGAAACTATTAAAAGACATAGAGAGGAAGTTGCCAAAAAATTAGGATTAAATTATAATTATGTAGACCAAGAATTAATTAGAGCTGCAAGAGTATTTCAAGTTTTAGACCATACTAAAACAATAGCGTTGATGTTAGCTGATGGCTTAGTACCATCTAATTCCGGTGAAGGCTATTTAGGAAGGCTTTTAATAAGAAGAGCTTTAAGAGTACTAAAGCTTCTGGGAAGCGACATAAAGCTTTACGAATTAATACTAGAGCAGATTAATTATTGGAAGGAAGATTTCCCACAGATGTTAAAGAATAAAGACTACATACTTGATGTGGTTAACGTTGAACAAGAAAGATTTAATGAAACCTTAACTAAAATCTCAGCTATTACTACTTCACTAGCAAAGAAGAAGGAGATTTCCACGGAAGAACTAATAAAACTTTATGATTCTAATGGAATTCCACCGGATTTATTAGCAGAGGAAATAAGGAAGAAGAACCCAGAAGTAAAAGTTGAAATTCCACATAACTTTTACGCTCTAGTAGCAAAAAGACATCAATCAGCTCCAATAAAAGAGACTAAAAAGGAGAAATTACCAAAAGATGTAATTGACTTTGTCTCAAAATTACCTTCGACAAGAAAATTATATTATGAGGATCAATATAGACGAGAGTTTACCGCAAAAGTAGTTGGAGTTTATAAGAATTATTTAGTGTTAGATCAAACTACATTTTACCCAGAAGGAGGAGGACAAATAGGGGATACTGGAATAATTAAAGATGAAAAAGGAAACACTTATCAAGTTACTGATACTCAGAAAGTAAAGGACATTGTAGTTCACATCTTAGATACAGAACCACAATTAAAGGAAGGGGATATAGTTTACGGAGAGATAGATTGGCAAAGAAGATACAGAATAATGAAACACCACACAGTAACTCATGTGATACTTTCTGCTGCAAAAAAAGTTTTAGGAGAACATGTATGGCAAGCTGGAGCAGAAAAAACTCCACAAAAAGGAAGACTTGACATTACGCATTACAAACCATTAACAGATGAAGAAATAAAGAAAATAGAAGACTTGGCTAATTATATAATAAACGATAGGAGACCAGTTAGACCAGTTATAATAAACAGAACTGAGGCAGAAATGAAGTATGGCGTTTCAATATATGCAGGTGGAGTACCAGAAGGAGCAGATGTAAGGTTAATTGAAATCAAAGACTGGGATATTGAAGGATGTGGAGGAACACATCTATCTAATACTTCTGAAATAGGTGCTTTGAAAATAATAAATGTGGAGAAAATACAGGACGGCGTAATAAGGCTTGAATACGTCGCTGGAGACATGGTGGCCCAATATGCGAGACAAGAAGAAGAAGAACTGAAAGAATTAGCAAAATACTTCTCTACTTCTCCAGAACAATTAGAAATCAGAGTGAGAAGATATATTGAGGATATGAAGAATAAGGAAAATCTCCTAGATTATTATAGGAAATTAATGCTAGAAAAAATTGAGGATATAAGCAAGAAAGAAAAAATTAATCAAAACACGTTATATGTATTAAACATAGTAGATGAGGAATTAAGTAAAGAAGCTATGAGAAAACTCACATCAACAAAGGGTACTATAGTATTAAACATTACAAAAAGAGGAAACGTAAATATAGTTGAAATAGCTACATCTAACGACCTTAAAGTAGATAAAATAATTGAGGAACTAAGAAAGATAGGAGGAAAAGGAGGAGGAAAAGGAACATTTGGTAGCATAACAATAGAGTTAAGTGAGGATAAAATTGTCAATACAGTTAAGTCAGCAATTACTA
- a CDS encoding transcription elongation factor Spt5, whose protein sequence is MEKPRFSNYYAVRVTGGQEINVALMIEERIKTNNIKEVYSIIVPPNVKGYVILEASGPHIVKLIATGIRHVRGFTHGLVQREDIVKFVSKITVAPAYKAGDLVEVTSGPFRGMQAQVVRIDSAKNEVVLNILESSFPLQVTVPIDQVKPVKK, encoded by the coding sequence ATGGAAAAGCCAAGGTTCAGTAATTATTATGCTGTAAGGGTAACTGGCGGACAAGAAATAAATGTAGCTTTAATGATAGAAGAAAGAATAAAAACAAATAATATAAAGGAAGTTTATTCTATAATAGTTCCCCCTAACGTTAAGGGATATGTGATTTTAGAAGCTTCTGGTCCGCATATTGTAAAACTGATAGCTACCGGCATAAGACACGTTAGAGGTTTTACACATGGACTAGTTCAAAGAGAAGATATAGTAAAATTTGTCTCTAAGATAACCGTAGCCCCTGCATATAAAGCAGGAGATTTAGTTGAAGTAACCTCTGGACCATTCAGAGGAATGCAAGCCCAAGTAGTAAGAATAGATAGTGCTAAAAATGAAGTAGTTTTAAATATTTTAGAATCATCTTTCCCCTTACAGGTTACAGTTCCAATAGATCAAGTAAAACCTGTAAAGAAATAG
- a CDS encoding protein translocase SEC61 complex subunit gamma has protein sequence MSLSQRIKNLREDWKRIISVAKKPEKDTLNQSIKLTLLVMAIVGIIAYIIQLTVALLLH, from the coding sequence ATGAGTCTTTCACAAAGAATTAAGAATTTACGTGAAGATTGGAAGAGAATAATCTCTGTAGCTAAAAAACCAGAAAAAGATACACTTAATCAGAGTATTAAACTTACCTTACTTGTTATGGCAATTGTAGGGATAATAGCTTATATTATCCAATTAACAGTAGCTCTATTACTCCATTAG
- the rpl12p gene encoding 50S ribosomal protein P1 gives MEYIYASLLLHSAKKEINEENLKNVLTAAGITVDEVRLKAVVAALKEVNIDEVLKNATAMPVAVAAAPAAAPAQQAEKKEEKKEEEEKKGPSEEEIGGGLASLFG, from the coding sequence ATGGAATACATATATGCGAGTTTACTCTTACATTCAGCAAAGAAGGAAATAAATGAAGAGAATTTAAAAAATGTATTAACTGCAGCTGGAATAACAGTAGACGAAGTCAGATTAAAGGCTGTAGTAGCAGCCTTAAAAGAAGTAAACATTGATGAGGTTTTAAAGAATGCTACAGCAATGCCAGTAGCAGTAGCTGCAGCACCCGCAGCAGCACCAGCACAACAAGCTGAGAAGAAAGAAGAAAAGAAGGAAGAAGAAGAAAAGAAAGGACCAAGCGAAGAAGAAATAGGCGGAGGATTAGCAAGCCTCTTCGGATAA
- a CDS encoding 50S ribosomal protein L10, whose translation MAVVTQERKIAKWKIEEVKELEQKLKEYHTIIIASIEGFPADKLHDIRKKMRGIAEIKVTKNTLFEIASKNAGIDISKLEKYLTGPNVFIFTNKNPFEIQLFLSKFKLKRYAMPGDKADEEVVIPAGDTGMPAGPALSIFGKLKIKTKVQDGKIHVVQDTVIAKPGDPIPPDAIPILQKLGIMPVHIKLNIKAAYDNGLLIPGEQLVINLDEYKTDIAKAYHSAFGLAVEIAYPIPDVLKVSAEKAARNAITLASEIGYLTPETAQAVFSKAVAKAYALASAISGKVDLGIQVPQAQQAAPAQQAEKKEEKKEEEEKKGPSEEEIGGGLASLFGG comes from the coding sequence ATGGCAGTAGTCACCCAAGAAAGGAAAATTGCAAAATGGAAAATTGAAGAAGTAAAAGAACTAGAGCAAAAACTAAAAGAATATCACACAATTATAATCGCTAGTATTGAAGGATTCCCCGCTGATAAACTACATGATATTAGGAAAAAGATGAGGGGAATAGCTGAAATAAAAGTAACTAAGAACACCCTCTTTGAAATTGCATCAAAAAATGCTGGAATTGACATTTCTAAATTAGAAAAATACCTTACTGGACCAAACGTGTTTATATTTACAAACAAAAATCCATTTGAAATTCAACTCTTCTTATCCAAATTTAAATTAAAGAGATATGCAATGCCTGGGGACAAAGCTGATGAAGAAGTAGTTATTCCTGCTGGAGATACTGGAATGCCAGCTGGCCCAGCATTAAGCATATTTGGAAAACTTAAAATAAAAACAAAAGTACAAGATGGGAAAATACATGTAGTTCAAGATACAGTAATTGCTAAACCTGGAGACCCAATACCACCAGATGCTATACCAATTTTACAAAAATTAGGAATAATGCCAGTACACATAAAGTTAAACATAAAAGCAGCTTACGATAATGGGCTTTTAATTCCTGGAGAGCAATTAGTTATCAATCTAGATGAATATAAGACAGATATTGCCAAAGCCTATCACTCAGCTTTTGGATTAGCCGTAGAAATAGCGTATCCAATACCAGATGTACTAAAAGTCTCTGCAGAGAAAGCAGCAAGAAATGCCATTACATTAGCCTCAGAAATTGGTTATTTAACACCAGAAACTGCTCAAGCTGTATTCTCTAAAGCAGTTGCTAAAGCTTATGCATTGGCTTCAGCAATAAGTGGAAAAGTAGATTTAGGAATTCAGGTACCTCAAGCTCAACAAGCAGCACCAGCACAACAAGCTGAGAAGAAAGAAGAAAAGAAGGAAGAAGAAGAAAAGAAAGGACCAAGCGAAGAAGAAATAGGCGGAGGATTAGCAAGCCTCTTCGGTGGATGA
- a CDS encoding translation initiation factor IF-6 has protein sequence MIIDKLTIFGTDNIGIYLFTNDKYTIVPKNIDIETIKKIQETLKTEIIQTTIARSFLIGIFVAGNNNVILLPKNVDDEEVKKIKDIARDVRVEVLDIKPTALGNIILANSYGALVYPELTTIEFKKVKESLGVNNIEKGTIANIITVGSVGVVTDKAGLIHIDATEDEIDKLSKLFKVKIDTGTVNFGSVFIHSGLVANKNGILVGTATTGPEILRIQRAFSD, from the coding sequence ATGATCATAGATAAGTTAACTATTTTTGGAACAGATAATATTGGAATATATCTTTTTACTAATGATAAATATACTATTGTCCCTAAAAATATAGATATAGAAACAATTAAAAAAATTCAAGAAACGTTAAAAACAGAAATAATTCAAACTACCATTGCGAGAAGTTTTCTAATAGGTATATTTGTGGCTGGGAATAATAACGTAATACTACTTCCTAAAAATGTTGACGATGAAGAAGTTAAGAAAATAAAAGATATTGCTAGAGATGTTAGGGTCGAAGTTCTAGATATCAAACCTACTGCCCTAGGAAATATCATCTTAGCAAACTCTTATGGAGCTTTAGTTTATCCAGAACTTACTACTATAGAATTTAAAAAAGTAAAAGAGAGCCTTGGAGTTAATAATATAGAAAAAGGAACAATAGCTAACATTATAACTGTTGGTTCTGTAGGAGTTGTGACAGATAAAGCTGGATTAATACACATAGATGCAACAGAAGATGAAATAGATAAACTAAGCAAATTATTTAAAGTTAAAATAGATACTGGCACAGTTAATTTTGGTAGTGTATTTATCCATAGTGGTCTAGTAGCAAACAAAAATGGAATTCTAGTAGGAACAGCAACAACAGGACCAGAGATTTTAAGAATCCAAAGAGCTTTTAGTGATTGA
- a CDS encoding 50S ribosomal protein L1 → MNLMLANKDSLVEALKLALSPENNPKRNFTQSVELILTFKGIDMKKGELKLREIVPLPKEPSKPRKVLVIPAFQQIESAKKAEPNVLLTREDLQKLQGQKRAIKKLARQNDWFLVSQESMALVGRILGPALGPRNKFPTPLPNTADVTEYILRFKRSTIVRTKDQPHVQTFIGTEDMKPEDLAENAMAVLNAIESKAKVEANLRAIYVKTTMGKIIKVEFKK, encoded by the coding sequence GTGAATTTAATGTTAGCCAACAAAGATAGTTTAGTAGAAGCATTAAAACTTGCACTTAGCCCAGAAAATAATCCAAAAAGAAACTTTACACAAAGCGTTGAACTTATACTTACATTCAAAGGCATTGACATGAAAAAAGGAGAGTTAAAGCTTAGAGAAATAGTGCCATTACCCAAAGAACCTTCTAAACCGAGAAAAGTTCTCGTTATCCCCGCTTTTCAGCAAATCGAATCAGCTAAAAAAGCTGAACCTAATGTTTTACTTACGAGAGAAGATCTACAAAAATTACAAGGACAAAAAAGAGCTATTAAAAAATTAGCTAGACAAAATGATTGGTTCTTAGTATCACAAGAATCAATGGCTCTAGTAGGAAGAATTTTGGGTCCAGCACTAGGACCAAGAAATAAATTCCCAACACCATTACCAAACACAGCAGATGTTACTGAATATATACTAAGATTCAAAAGATCAACTATAGTAAGAACAAAAGATCAACCACATGTCCAAACATTTATAGGTACAGAAGACATGAAACCAGAAGATTTGGCTGAAAACGCTATGGCAGTACTCAATGCTATTGAAAGCAAAGCTAAAGTTGAAGCTAATTTAAGAGCGATATACGTAAAAACTACTATGGGTAAGATAATTAAAGTAGAATTTAAGAAGTGA
- a CDS encoding 50S ribosomal protein L39e produces the protein MSKNKPLGRKLRLAKALKSNSPVPAWVIIKTNGKFRYNLHRRDWRRNDLKV, from the coding sequence ATGAGCAAAAACAAACCGTTAGGAAGAAAATTAAGGTTAGCTAAGGCATTAAAAAGCAATTCCCCAGTCCCAGCTTGGGTAATTATAAAAACTAATGGTAAATTTAGATACAATTTACATAGAAGAGATTGGAGAAGAAATGATCTAAAGGTGTAA
- the ftsY gene encoding signal recognition particle-docking protein FtsY encodes MEEPQQKTEEKHVEQQEETKRSKFSFFDFIRFKTIKEEDIQDILEELRYQLLESDVSYEVTEKILDDLKNVLVGKKVQRSEDLEKLVINSLKKSIEEILTKNQRIDIIEEIRRKNKKPYVIVFFGVNGVGKTTTIAKVAYMLKKNKLSCIISASDTFRAAAQEQLSYHASKLEIPLVKGKYGGDPAAVAFDAINSAKSRNIDVVLIDTAGRMHIDQDLVAELKRIVKIAKPDLRILVLDSLAGNDALEQAKYFEENVGYDAVILTKVDADAKGGIILSLAYELNKPVAYLGIGQDYDSLIPFDAEWFIKRLFSS; translated from the coding sequence ATTGAAGAACCTCAACAAAAGACAGAAGAAAAACACGTTGAACAACAAGAAGAAACCAAGAGATCAAAATTCTCATTTTTTGATTTTATTAGATTTAAAACTATAAAGGAAGAAGATATTCAAGATATACTAGAAGAGCTTAGATATCAATTGTTAGAGTCAGATGTATCTTATGAAGTAACAGAAAAAATACTAGATGATTTAAAAAATGTTCTAGTAGGTAAAAAAGTACAGAGAAGTGAAGATTTAGAAAAATTAGTTATTAATTCATTAAAAAAATCAATAGAAGAAATACTAACAAAAAATCAGAGAATAGATATAATAGAAGAAATAAGAAGAAAAAATAAGAAACCTTATGTAATAGTCTTCTTTGGAGTAAATGGCGTTGGAAAAACCACAACTATAGCAAAAGTTGCGTATATGTTAAAGAAAAATAAACTCTCATGTATAATTTCTGCCTCAGATACTTTTAGAGCCGCAGCTCAAGAGCAACTATCCTATCATGCATCTAAACTCGAGATACCTCTTGTAAAGGGAAAATATGGAGGAGACCCCGCAGCAGTTGCTTTTGATGCTATAAATTCGGCAAAAAGTAGAAATATAGACGTAGTTCTAATTGATACTGCTGGAAGAATGCATATTGACCAAGACTTAGTAGCTGAATTAAAGAGAATAGTAAAAATTGCTAAACCAGATTTGAGAATTCTAGTATTAGACTCTTTAGCTGGCAATGATGCTTTAGAACAAGCTAAATATTTCGAAGAAAACGTAGGATACGATGCAGTTATTCTAACAAAAGTAGATGCTGATGCTAAAGGAGGAATAATATTGTCATTAGCTTATGAACTCAATAAACCTGTTGCATATCTTGGAATAGGACAAGATTACGATAGCCTAATCCCCTTTGATGCGGAATGGTTTATAAAAAGGCTTTTCAGTAGTTAA
- a CDS encoding DNA-binding protein — protein sequence MNMSDEYDAELEELLRRKALEQQRKALEEQQRKAELEAKKDAILRVILTPEARQRLSNVKLVKPDLAEAIENQLIALAQAGRIQAPITDDELKEILAQLTNQTRKDYKITIKERGWK from the coding sequence ATTAATATGAGTGATGAATATGATGCAGAATTAGAGGAGTTGTTAAGAAGAAAAGCGTTAGAACAACAAAGAAAAGCGTTAGAAGAGCAACAAAGAAAAGCTGAACTAGAAGCAAAAAAGGATGCAATATTGAGAGTCATTTTGACTCCGGAAGCTAGACAAAGATTATCTAATGTAAAATTAGTTAAACCAGACTTAGCTGAAGCAATAGAAAACCAGTTAATTGCATTAGCTCAAGCTGGAAGAATTCAAGCACCTATAACTGATGATGAATTAAAAGAAATTTTAGCCCAATTAACTAACCAGACAAGGAAAGATTATAAAATTACAATTAAAGAAAGGGGTTGGAAATGA
- a CDS encoding 50S ribosomal protein L11: protein MPTKSIKIVVEGGNVKPGPPLAPTLSQLGLNVGEVVKKMNDATSQFKGMSVPVTIEVDTDTKKYDIKVGVPTTTSLLLKFANANEPSGDPAHKKVGDIKFEDVIQVAIMKKPQITAKTLKAAVKSILGTAYSIGLTVDKKNPKELVKAVDEGKYDDLLAKYEQKWNEIEG, encoded by the coding sequence ATGCCTACAAAATCAATCAAAATTGTAGTTGAAGGAGGAAATGTAAAGCCAGGCCCACCTTTAGCTCCAACTCTTTCACAATTAGGCCTTAATGTAGGAGAAGTTGTAAAGAAAATGAACGATGCTACTTCTCAGTTTAAAGGTATGTCAGTTCCAGTAACTATTGAAGTTGATACTGACACAAAGAAATATGATATAAAAGTTGGTGTTCCCACTACAACATCACTATTATTAAAATTCGCTAATGCAAACGAACCCTCAGGAGACCCAGCACATAAAAAAGTTGGAGATATAAAATTTGAGGACGTAATTCAAGTTGCAATAATGAAAAAGCCACAAATTACTGCTAAGACATTAAAAGCTGCAGTAAAGTCAATCTTAGGTACAGCTTATTCTATAGGATTAACTGTAGATAAAAAAAATCCTAAAGAATTAGTAAAAGCTGTGGATGAAGGTAAATATGATGATTTATTAGCCAAATATGAACAAAAATGGAATGAAATAGAAGGGTGA